In Terriglobus sp. TAA 43, a single window of DNA contains:
- a CDS encoding FAD-dependent oxidoreductase, producing MHELKDTIGATGASTTAGPRTLRQQTMDADLIVVGGGLSGVCAAITAARQGVRTVLVQDRPVLGGNASSEVRLWVLGATSHMGNNNRWAREGGVIDELLVENMWRNPEGNAIVFDSILLEWTLREANITLLLNTAVDSAETEAGDGRITSVSAFCSQNQIRYNITAPLFCDASGDGILGFLAGAAFRVGAESRAEFGELLAPETEDHSLLGHSLYFYTRDTGRPVKYVPPAFALKDITAIPRFRELRVTDSGCRLWWLEYGGARDTVYETEEIKYELWKVAYGVWNYIKNSGEFPEAETLTLEWMGTIPGKRESRRFEGDYMLMQQDVIEQRHHDDAVSFGGWAVDLHPPDGVYSSQPGCTQWHSKGVYTIPYRTMYSRNVPNLFLAGRILSASHIAFGSTRVMATCAHSAQAVGMAAVVCKSERLLPRDLTQPAHMVRLQQVLLAHGQHIPGVRLQDAQDKTQSAIITSSSTLKLAELEPSGEWETLSQPMALLVPLLAGAVPRFTLAARAKATTELRCELWISSRDGNTTPDVRVDALAVTLKEGEQEAVIAFSASMSNEAHAFAILHTNEDVSVALSTEQVTGILTLAQKMNKAVAKSLVQSPPEGSGVDTFAFWLPTRRPQARNLAMQFEPALDLFTAANVRNGVARPWSGANAWLPAKDDSQPTLKLTWDEPQSIREVVLGFDTDFDHPMESVLMGHPERVMPACVTAFEVRAGDRVLAHVKENHQTRYTLNLAEPITTGELAISIVGHGDAIPAIFEVRCY from the coding sequence ATGCATGAACTGAAAGACACAATCGGCGCGACTGGGGCTAGTACGACGGCTGGACCGAGGACTTTGCGCCAGCAGACCATGGACGCTGATCTGATAGTGGTTGGCGGAGGACTTTCTGGCGTCTGCGCCGCCATTACCGCTGCGCGGCAGGGCGTACGGACCGTTCTGGTGCAAGACCGGCCGGTGCTTGGTGGGAATGCGTCGAGCGAAGTGCGGCTTTGGGTATTGGGAGCAACATCTCACATGGGCAACAACAATCGGTGGGCACGTGAAGGCGGCGTGATCGATGAGTTGCTGGTGGAAAACATGTGGCGCAACCCGGAAGGGAATGCCATTGTTTTTGATTCCATTCTGCTCGAGTGGACGCTACGTGAAGCCAACATCACACTCTTGCTGAACACCGCAGTGGATTCCGCAGAGACAGAAGCCGGAGACGGCCGCATTACAAGTGTGAGTGCATTCTGCAGTCAGAATCAGATTCGCTACAACATTACAGCGCCGCTCTTCTGCGACGCGTCTGGCGACGGCATCCTGGGATTCCTTGCCGGCGCAGCCTTCCGTGTGGGGGCGGAATCGCGCGCGGAGTTCGGTGAGCTATTGGCTCCTGAAACAGAGGATCACTCACTGTTGGGGCATTCGCTTTACTTCTACACACGCGATACCGGCAGGCCCGTGAAGTATGTGCCTCCTGCATTCGCGTTGAAGGATATTACCGCGATACCGCGCTTTCGCGAACTGCGTGTAACGGATTCAGGATGCCGCTTGTGGTGGCTTGAATACGGCGGAGCCCGTGACACGGTGTACGAAACGGAAGAGATCAAGTACGAACTGTGGAAGGTCGCGTACGGAGTCTGGAATTACATCAAGAACTCCGGTGAATTTCCAGAAGCAGAAACGCTGACGCTCGAATGGATGGGAACAATTCCGGGCAAGCGTGAAAGTCGTCGTTTTGAAGGCGACTACATGCTGATGCAGCAGGACGTGATTGAACAACGCCATCACGACGATGCTGTTAGCTTCGGCGGATGGGCTGTCGATCTGCATCCGCCGGATGGTGTCTATAGCTCACAGCCGGGTTGCACGCAGTGGCATAGCAAAGGTGTTTACACCATTCCGTATCGCACCATGTACAGCCGCAATGTACCCAACCTGTTTCTTGCGGGTCGCATTCTCTCGGCTTCCCATATCGCATTTGGTTCTACGCGAGTGATGGCCACGTGCGCTCACAGTGCACAAGCAGTGGGCATGGCTGCCGTGGTCTGCAAAAGCGAACGGCTTCTGCCGCGTGATCTGACACAACCAGCGCACATGGTTCGACTGCAGCAAGTCCTGCTCGCACACGGTCAACACATTCCCGGTGTGCGTTTGCAGGATGCTCAGGACAAGACACAGAGTGCAATTATCACGAGCAGTTCCACGCTGAAACTCGCTGAGCTTGAGCCCTCTGGTGAATGGGAGACACTGTCACAGCCCATGGCTCTTTTAGTGCCGCTGCTTGCTGGTGCTGTGCCACGGTTTACATTGGCTGCGCGAGCAAAGGCAACTACCGAACTCCGTTGTGAGTTGTGGATCAGCAGTCGCGACGGCAACACCACTCCTGACGTGAGGGTAGACGCACTGGCCGTCACACTCAAGGAAGGCGAGCAGGAGGCAGTGATTGCGTTTTCAGCAAGCATGTCCAACGAGGCTCACGCGTTTGCCATTCTGCATACCAACGAAGATGTGTCTGTTGCCTTGAGCACCGAGCAAGTAACGGGAATTCTGACGTTAGCTCAGAAGATGAATAAAGCAGTTGCGAAAAGCTTGGTACAGTCGCCGCCGGAAGGTTCAGGGGTAGACACCTTCGCGTTCTGGCTCCCCACGCGCAGACCACAAGCACGCAACCTTGCCATGCAGTTTGAGCCAGCGCTTGATCTTTTCACTGCGGCGAATGTTCGCAACGGAGTTGCACGCCCGTGGAGCGGCGCGAATGCATGGCTGCCTGCTAAGGATGATTCACAGCCTACGTTGAAACTAACGTGGGATGAACCTCAGTCCATCCGTGAGGTTGTGCTTGGCTTCGACACGGACTTTGATCATCCAATGGAATCCGTGTTGATGGGCCATCCAGAACGCGTTATGCCAGCATGCGTTACGGCATTTGAAGTTCGTGCGGGTGATAGAGTTTTGGCGCATGTGAAAGAGAACCATCAGACGCGCTACACGCTAAATCTTGCAGAGCCAATCACGACTGGAGAGCTCGCCATAAGTATTGTGGGTCATGGTGATGCAATCCCCGCGATCTTTGAAGTTCGTTGCTACTGA
- a CDS encoding TIM-barrel domain-containing protein: MLPFRSSTAIMAVAVLLPFSAIAQSNIQLSSSGIVFHAERTGARFSIDSNGNKTVAASPAAGILINGSPLTLTDSCTASPCTLHGKTSAGGLATLSIRIEPHHVAMTVHPAHEGAEVRFITAGASPAYGLADHAAEQKQFSTLENKQFNTDVTGFKDDIFLSGQGLTRLVSNFIIYPKQGFAEVLIDPYRKIVHTSGSEIVQGVEHAHGDVRMHYFFGDPHAIYGAYLAARNAAGYRVMVPKYAAFGVGWEAFGALGWDTNQKTDTESIDHYLKDGFPLRWIVVGSGFWPSQPESMHETTSFGYWDKEKYPDPRGMFQHFKEEGLVSMLGLRITFITTGPYSDEGVKHGYFLKDASGKAESFTGGWPKMPYYLLDAHNPAALDWYMGLVKKWQDYGVSGWKEDFYGYGKYPLRDDKVDPTNDRLMAQNQLIIERNGYLSSNGDLHRINDFNYNQDQDRGPVNALALAYAGFPLVYPDIVGGTFGESHFNTQRTPQMETYMMRNAMWASLHSSMGMGEPPWSFRPGVANVMRKAAQLHDRISPYLFQYGRRFAADGYPWTMTPLPIAYPNDSAVYAHENATDHRYEWLIGEALLAAPLYGNDYATATTRDIYLPAGEWMDFETGTLYNGNQLLRAFALPVDKIPLFVGGTGITLEKQNKDIFACIYPVARKGSTTLSLPDDPRPIRVTVAAPLKGARNIVVKDRSGKEVAISKAGFGYSFHPVAGESYTVTTR; the protein is encoded by the coding sequence TTGCTTCCTTTTCGTTCCTCGACAGCGATTATGGCTGTCGCCGTCCTGCTTCCTTTCAGCGCCATTGCTCAGAGCAATATCCAGCTTTCTTCCTCCGGGATTGTCTTTCATGCGGAGCGTACGGGCGCGCGCTTTTCGATTGACAGCAATGGCAATAAAACGGTCGCGGCTTCGCCTGCTGCCGGTATCTTGATCAACGGGAGTCCGTTGACTCTCACAGATAGCTGCACGGCATCTCCCTGCACTCTGCACGGCAAGACGTCCGCCGGCGGCCTGGCGACTCTCTCGATCCGTATTGAGCCTCACCACGTCGCTATGACCGTGCATCCAGCGCACGAGGGAGCGGAAGTGCGATTCATCACAGCTGGCGCATCGCCTGCGTATGGATTGGCAGATCACGCAGCCGAGCAAAAGCAATTCTCCACGCTTGAGAACAAACAATTCAATACGGATGTAACGGGGTTCAAAGACGATATTTTCCTATCTGGCCAGGGCCTTACGCGGCTCGTCAGCAACTTCATCATTTATCCGAAGCAGGGATTTGCGGAAGTCTTGATCGATCCGTACCGCAAAATTGTGCACACCAGCGGCAGTGAGATTGTTCAGGGTGTCGAACATGCGCATGGCGATGTGCGCATGCATTATTTTTTCGGTGATCCGCATGCAATTTATGGAGCGTACCTAGCCGCAAGAAACGCCGCGGGATATCGGGTTATGGTGCCGAAGTATGCCGCTTTCGGTGTGGGTTGGGAGGCATTTGGCGCACTTGGCTGGGACACCAATCAGAAGACGGATACAGAGAGCATTGATCATTACCTGAAGGACGGCTTCCCTCTTCGCTGGATTGTGGTCGGTTCCGGCTTCTGGCCCTCGCAACCCGAATCCATGCATGAAACCACGTCTTTCGGCTACTGGGATAAAGAAAAGTATCCCGACCCGCGCGGCATGTTCCAGCACTTCAAGGAAGAAGGACTCGTGTCGATGCTTGGTCTTCGCATCACCTTCATCACGACGGGCCCCTACTCTGATGAAGGCGTGAAGCATGGCTATTTTCTGAAAGATGCAAGCGGAAAAGCGGAATCCTTCACCGGCGGCTGGCCCAAGATGCCGTATTACCTTCTGGACGCACACAATCCTGCTGCTTTGGATTGGTACATGGGTCTGGTCAAGAAGTGGCAGGACTATGGTGTGAGCGGATGGAAAGAGGACTTCTATGGCTATGGAAAGTATCCGCTACGTGATGACAAGGTAGATCCAACCAATGACCGACTGATGGCGCAAAATCAACTCATTATTGAACGCAATGGTTATCTCTCTTCGAACGGTGATCTGCACCGCATCAACGACTTCAACTACAACCAGGATCAAGATCGCGGTCCGGTGAACGCGCTCGCTCTGGCCTATGCAGGATTTCCGCTGGTGTATCCAGACATTGTTGGCGGTACGTTCGGTGAAAGCCACTTCAACACACAGCGCACGCCGCAGATGGAGACCTACATGATGCGCAACGCCATGTGGGCCTCGCTGCATAGCAGCATGGGTATGGGCGAACCACCGTGGAGCTTCCGTCCTGGAGTCGCTAACGTGATGCGCAAAGCGGCACAACTTCATGACCGCATCTCACCCTACTTGTTCCAGTACGGACGACGCTTTGCCGCTGACGGCTATCCGTGGACCATGACGCCACTGCCCATCGCCTACCCGAATGACAGCGCCGTCTACGCCCACGAGAATGCAACAGATCATCGCTATGAGTGGCTGATCGGCGAAGCATTATTGGCGGCCCCCTTGTACGGCAATGACTACGCCACTGCGACTACACGAGACATCTATCTTCCCGCGGGTGAATGGATGGACTTCGAAACAGGAACTCTTTATAACGGCAATCAGCTACTACGCGCCTTTGCGTTACCAGTGGATAAGATTCCTCTATTTGTTGGAGGCACTGGGATCACGCTGGAAAAGCAAAACAAGGATATCTTCGCCTGCATCTATCCTGTCGCTCGCAAGGGTTCTACTACGTTGTCACTGCCAGACGATCCACGTCCGATCCGTGTAACCGTTGCCGCCCCGCTGAAGGGCGCACGCAACATCGTAGTGAAGGATCGTTCGGGGAAAGAAGTTGCAATTAGCAAGGCGGGATTCGGGTACAGTTTCCATCCTGTAGCCGGCGAGTCCTATACGGTTACCACTCGCTGA
- a CDS encoding HAD family phosphatase, with translation MLIKVSTVVLACSLLLSGCESSPDVKTAGVDPLPSWNDGPAKKAIVDFVGQVTAKGPNFVPLEDRIATFDNDGTLWVEQPIYTEAIFTETRIQQMAADHPDWKKKEPFAAVLNHDEKALAADGENGAAELLAVTHTGMTDEQFDGIVTSWMLNAKHPRFQRQFTQCIYQPMVELLRYLQANGFTNYIVSGGEQEFMRPWTDKAYGIPREHVIGTQMKTAFVNSGGAAVLMRLPQLDSMNDGPGKPVNIGRFIGKRPIAAFGNSDGDQQMLEYTTAGNGLRFGALVHHTDAVREYAYDRASKVGTLDKALDEAGEKHWTVIDMKSDWKTIFPGQ, from the coding sequence ATGCTGATTAAAGTTTCGACCGTTGTTCTGGCATGCAGCCTACTGTTATCGGGATGTGAGAGCTCACCTGATGTAAAGACTGCAGGTGTGGACCCATTACCGTCATGGAACGACGGCCCAGCGAAGAAAGCCATCGTTGATTTTGTGGGTCAGGTGACGGCGAAAGGCCCGAACTTCGTTCCGTTGGAAGACAGAATCGCCACGTTCGATAACGATGGAACGCTTTGGGTAGAGCAGCCCATCTATACCGAGGCCATCTTCACCGAAACCCGTATTCAACAGATGGCAGCGGACCACCCGGATTGGAAGAAGAAAGAGCCCTTTGCTGCAGTGTTGAATCACGATGAAAAGGCACTTGCGGCAGATGGAGAGAATGGGGCCGCAGAGTTGCTCGCAGTTACTCATACCGGCATGACGGATGAACAGTTTGATGGGATTGTGACAAGTTGGATGCTGAATGCAAAACACCCGCGCTTCCAGCGCCAATTTACTCAATGCATCTATCAGCCCATGGTGGAACTTCTTCGCTATCTTCAGGCGAACGGCTTTACTAACTACATTGTGTCCGGTGGTGAACAGGAATTTATGCGCCCTTGGACAGACAAAGCCTATGGCATTCCACGCGAACATGTTATCGGAACGCAGATGAAGACAGCGTTCGTGAACAGCGGAGGGGCCGCTGTTCTAATGCGTTTGCCGCAGCTTGATTCGATGAATGACGGCCCAGGAAAGCCAGTCAATATCGGTCGATTTATCGGCAAGCGACCGATTGCCGCTTTCGGGAATTCTGATGGTGATCAGCAGATGCTGGAGTACACCACTGCAGGCAATGGTCTGCGGTTTGGGGCATTGGTGCATCACACGGATGCGGTACGAGAATACGCCTACGATAGGGCGTCGAAAGTGGGAACTCTCGATAAAGCGTTAGATGAAGCCGGTGAGAAGCACTGGACGGTCATTGATATGAAATCCGATTGGAAGACAATCTTTCCCGGACAATAA
- a CDS encoding formylglycine-generating enzyme family protein: MIRKPVNAIVAVPAASEDGHDTPPSESAKADTEKPDAMRREGQSSKNEPAFQLTVLNTAKPSSTTPEEMSWIPGGEFSMGAQAPAGTNDVGMKATYDSRPIHRVYVDGFYMDKTDVTNAEFAKFVKATGYVTVAERKPRAEDYPGAPPENLVAGSVVFTPPDHPVSLDNYFQWWRYVPGADWKHPQGPNSNIAGKEDYPVVQIAYEDAQAYAKWAGKRLPTEAEWEFAARGGLTGKPYVWGDEFRPHQHWMANTHEGHFPDTNTGEDGYVGTSPVKHFAPNNYGLYDMAGNVWQWTSDWYRPDYYKQLSAQGGVTRNPQGPDSSWDPSEPRHKKKVHRGGSYLCTDQYCSRYMLGTRGKGDADTGTNHLGFRCVRNAAPNASMASAREPQKQVSKKS; this comes from the coding sequence GTGATTCGAAAACCTGTCAACGCCATCGTTGCGGTGCCTGCAGCTTCTGAAGATGGACACGATACCCCTCCCTCTGAAAGCGCGAAGGCCGATACAGAGAAGCCTGACGCCATGCGGCGTGAAGGCCAAAGCAGCAAGAACGAGCCAGCCTTCCAACTGACTGTCTTAAATACCGCCAAACCATCCAGTACAACTCCTGAGGAAATGTCTTGGATTCCGGGAGGTGAGTTTTCAATGGGAGCGCAGGCACCTGCTGGAACCAACGACGTTGGCATGAAAGCAACTTATGATTCGCGTCCCATTCACAGGGTCTACGTCGATGGTTTTTACATGGATAAGACGGACGTAACCAATGCGGAGTTCGCCAAATTCGTTAAGGCCACTGGCTACGTCACCGTTGCGGAACGAAAGCCTCGCGCAGAAGACTATCCCGGTGCACCTCCGGAAAATCTCGTTGCAGGGTCTGTGGTCTTCACGCCTCCGGATCATCCTGTGTCGCTCGATAACTACTTTCAGTGGTGGCGTTATGTTCCTGGCGCAGACTGGAAACATCCGCAAGGTCCAAACTCAAACATCGCTGGTAAAGAAGACTATCCCGTAGTGCAGATTGCCTACGAGGACGCACAAGCCTATGCAAAGTGGGCGGGGAAGCGTCTTCCGACAGAAGCGGAGTGGGAGTTCGCGGCACGTGGTGGACTGACGGGGAAACCCTACGTGTGGGGCGACGAGTTTCGTCCGCATCAACACTGGATGGCCAACACTCATGAAGGACATTTCCCCGACACAAATACTGGTGAAGATGGTTATGTTGGAACCTCTCCGGTGAAACACTTTGCTCCCAATAACTATGGCTTATATGACATGGCGGGAAATGTATGGCAATGGACCTCGGATTGGTATCGGCCCGATTATTACAAGCAGTTAAGTGCGCAAGGCGGAGTCACTCGCAATCCCCAGGGCCCCGATTCATCATGGGATCCTTCTGAGCCAAGACACAAGAAAAAGGTTCACCGTGGCGGATCATATCTTTGTACGGATCAGTACTGTTCGCGCTACATGTTGGGAACTCGCGGCAAGGGCGATGCGGATACCGGAACAAATCATCTCGGATTTCGCTGTGTAAGAAACGCCGCGCCGAATGCATCCATGGCGTCTGCAAGAGAGCCTCAGAAACAGGTGTCCAAAAAATCCTAA
- a CDS encoding fused MFS/spermidine synthase has protein sequence MTAATMLAIQEKVTDATSAFHPKRITLIVALALSGVSALIFQVLWARQLSLVVGVEVYAITLAVSAFFAGIAGGSALFGRMADRVGAPLRLYAILEASIAATALTVTLLLSSMAVVYAKLQDHVGFFALVLPFVIVSMPALLMGGTLPVAVRAMRSSSQRMAVDGGFLYTANTAGGIVGVLITSFALIPWIGLRGTALVAALLNLIAYAVVWQQRTEMTQQAEKAVVTEKRHASSIVPSHLPLILYALAGAVALGYEVVWSQAIAQFVSTRAFAFSIVLAVYLSGLALGAWFGSRLVKRAQDSWGTFGLLISGAGLISMLEFSVMGRWTVLTQMRIGEFVLQATGTDALRMYASFATAGVGLVFLPTLLLGAAFPVVLRLVTGKSGAGSAVGNALSANTAAGIVGTMITGFVMIPMLGAVRTLSLLTIVAAAIGAVATLFARRRWMKLVVGFIALSTMVAAAVTPANRLANLLLLTRGGGALVFYEEGRGATVAVAQQRSKDNVFRRLFVQGVSNSGDAMPSMRYMRLQTMIPLLIHNGEPRSVMIVGFGTGITAGETLRYPGLTTRVCAELLPSIVRAGKMFPENYNAWNDARLNIRVRDGRQELMHSDELYDVITLEPPPPSAQGVANLYSFEFYELAKKRLNQNGILAQWLPIATQNEQQTRELVRSFLDAFPYATLWTTELHEMLLVGSPQPIRIDIHALQERFAPESVAASMKGVGIDSPAAVLATWVTGRSGLERFAGEANPVTDDHPRIEYGPWVRQDEITHVLPKLLDLRTEVPVIGSNAELNAEVKQRQSALFDFYTAGLAAYAGDRTTWEKAIRRVASVDPENAYYQWIIGRE, from the coding sequence ATGACGGCAGCAACGATGCTTGCTATTCAGGAAAAAGTTACGGATGCAACATCTGCGTTTCATCCGAAGCGCATCACGCTCATCGTCGCACTTGCTCTCTCAGGTGTCTCCGCCCTCATTTTTCAGGTGTTGTGGGCACGTCAACTTTCGTTGGTGGTTGGCGTTGAAGTTTATGCGATCACCCTTGCAGTTTCTGCGTTCTTCGCAGGAATCGCAGGCGGCAGTGCCCTTTTCGGACGAATGGCCGATCGCGTAGGAGCTCCCCTTCGTCTCTACGCAATTCTCGAAGCCAGCATTGCTGCAACGGCGTTAACCGTCACCCTTCTGCTGTCATCAATGGCAGTTGTGTATGCGAAGCTGCAGGACCACGTCGGTTTCTTCGCTCTAGTGCTTCCCTTTGTTATTGTGAGCATGCCTGCATTGCTCATGGGAGGGACCCTTCCTGTTGCCGTCCGTGCTATGCGATCGTCATCTCAGCGCATGGCGGTGGACGGTGGTTTCCTCTATACCGCTAACACGGCGGGTGGCATCGTCGGTGTTTTGATTACGAGCTTTGCTCTCATCCCGTGGATTGGCCTTCGCGGCACTGCACTTGTCGCGGCGCTTCTCAATCTCATCGCGTATGCTGTGGTGTGGCAACAACGAACGGAGATGACACAACAGGCGGAGAAAGCAGTCGTGACAGAGAAACGTCATGCGTCTTCAATCGTTCCATCTCATCTTCCGCTCATCTTGTACGCGCTTGCCGGCGCAGTTGCGCTTGGATATGAAGTGGTCTGGTCCCAGGCCATCGCACAATTTGTAAGTACACGCGCATTTGCCTTTTCCATTGTGCTTGCGGTGTATCTTTCCGGCCTTGCGCTCGGTGCATGGTTCGGCTCGCGGTTGGTAAAGCGCGCGCAGGATTCCTGGGGCACGTTCGGGCTACTCATCAGCGGCGCGGGGCTGATCTCCATGCTGGAATTTTCTGTGATGGGTCGCTGGACAGTGCTTACGCAGATGCGGATTGGTGAGTTTGTCCTGCAAGCAACGGGAACAGACGCCTTGCGCATGTATGCAAGCTTCGCAACCGCAGGTGTCGGACTCGTATTCCTTCCAACGCTTCTGTTGGGCGCAGCATTTCCCGTCGTTCTAAGACTGGTCACTGGGAAGTCTGGCGCAGGCAGTGCTGTTGGAAACGCGTTAAGCGCGAACACAGCGGCAGGAATCGTTGGAACCATGATCACGGGCTTCGTGATGATTCCAATGCTGGGCGCTGTACGAACCCTCTCACTACTTACCATCGTCGCGGCGGCGATCGGTGCCGTCGCAACGCTCTTTGCCCGGCGTCGCTGGATGAAGTTGGTCGTAGGGTTCATTGCTCTATCGACGATGGTTGCAGCCGCGGTAACTCCCGCGAACCGTCTGGCAAATCTGCTGCTGCTCACGCGTGGTGGTGGTGCACTGGTCTTCTATGAAGAGGGACGCGGCGCGACGGTTGCAGTGGCCCAACAACGATCTAAAGACAACGTATTTCGTCGCCTGTTCGTGCAGGGTGTATCGAACTCCGGTGATGCTATGCCATCCATGCGTTACATGCGTTTGCAGACGATGATCCCGTTGTTGATACACAACGGTGAGCCAAGGTCTGTGATGATCGTTGGATTTGGTACAGGCATCACAGCTGGTGAAACACTTCGCTATCCTGGCCTGACAACGCGCGTGTGTGCAGAACTTTTGCCCTCTATTGTGCGTGCTGGGAAAATGTTCCCGGAAAACTATAACGCCTGGAACGACGCCAGGTTGAACATCCGAGTGCGGGATGGACGTCAGGAACTGATGCATAGCGATGAGCTCTACGACGTCATTACGCTGGAGCCGCCGCCTCCTTCTGCACAGGGTGTTGCAAATCTCTACTCGTTCGAGTTTTACGAGTTGGCCAAAAAACGTCTGAATCAGAATGGAATCCTCGCACAGTGGCTCCCCATCGCAACGCAGAACGAACAGCAAACGCGTGAATTGGTACGCAGCTTTCTGGATGCGTTTCCTTATGCAACGCTCTGGACCACGGAGTTGCACGAAATGTTGTTAGTAGGTTCACCCCAGCCGATACGCATTGATATCCACGCTCTGCAGGAGCGGTTCGCACCAGAAAGCGTGGCAGCAAGTATGAAGGGAGTTGGCATCGATTCTCCCGCTGCGGTTCTGGCAACATGGGTCACAGGCCGCTCCGGCCTGGAACGGTTCGCGGGTGAGGCGAACCCTGTGACGGATGATCATCCACGTATCGAGTACGGGCCGTGGGTGCGTCAGGATGAGATCACCCACGTGTTGCCGAAACTGCTTGACCTTAGAACCGAGGTTCCTGTAATCGGTTCGAACGCTGAACTCAATGCGGAGGTCAAGCAAAGGCAGTCTGCACTCTTCGATTTCTATACCGCGGGCCTGGCCGCGTATGCGGGCGATAGGACAACGTGGGAGAAAGCAATTCGTCGCGTCGCAAGCGTCGACCCAGAAAATGCCTACTATCAATGGATCATCGGAAGAGAGTAG
- a CDS encoding arylsulfatase: protein MLSKKKMLRWVCGMLGIVTLAGGLARDASAEAGKPNILVIFGDDVGQANVSRYTHGVMGYKTPNIDSIGEQGMTFTDYYAENSCTAGRSSFITGQSPVRTGLSKVGVPGAPVGIQKRDITIAEALKPLGYATGQFGKNHLGDRDEYLPTNHGFDEFFGNLYHLNAEQEPEMPYWPTDDPTFLKVYNPRGVLHSYADGKVEDTGPLNIKRMETIDDETTGSAMDFMDKQVKAGKPFFTWMNFTRMHIFTHVRPDYIGKAGLGKGYEYADGMWEMDQNVGKLLKKVDDLGIKDNTIVLFTTDNGPNMFTWPDAAMTPFRNEKDSNYEGAFRVPAVIRWPGHIKADQWSNEIVSGLDWFPTLVAAAGNPNITQQLLKGTGPGGMAHKVHLDGYNILPYLEGKEAHSPRKNFFYFDDDGVLVGVRVNNWKYVFCEQRRPGGYEVWSNPLVCLRIPKIYNLRMDPYERADMSSDQYNDWQVHNAYLAIQGQLAAGDFVETFKEYPPSQPPASFTIDPEIIVKAARQAAAQKK, encoded by the coding sequence ATGCTTTCGAAGAAGAAAATGCTGCGGTGGGTGTGCGGCATGCTCGGGATTGTGACGCTAGCAGGCGGCCTGGCGCGAGACGCAAGCGCGGAAGCCGGTAAGCCGAACATCCTTGTCATCTTTGGAGATGACGTAGGGCAGGCAAACGTTAGTCGCTATACCCATGGCGTCATGGGGTATAAAACGCCGAACATCGACAGTATTGGTGAACAGGGCATGACGTTCACTGACTACTATGCGGAGAATAGTTGCACGGCGGGCCGTTCTTCTTTCATAACGGGCCAGTCTCCGGTCCGCACCGGACTTTCTAAAGTGGGCGTTCCGGGCGCACCTGTGGGTATCCAGAAACGCGACATCACTATCGCAGAAGCCTTGAAGCCGCTTGGCTACGCGACCGGACAGTTCGGAAAGAATCATCTCGGCGATCGCGATGAATATCTCCCTACCAACCATGGTTTTGATGAGTTCTTCGGCAATCTCTATCACCTGAACGCCGAGCAAGAGCCAGAGATGCCCTACTGGCCCACCGATGATCCGACTTTCCTAAAGGTCTATAACCCGCGCGGTGTCCTGCACAGCTATGCGGATGGAAAGGTAGAAGATACGGGGCCGCTGAACATCAAGCGAATGGAAACCATCGATGATGAGACGACTGGTTCTGCCATGGACTTTATGGATAAGCAGGTGAAGGCAGGCAAGCCATTCTTCACTTGGATGAACTTCACGCGCATGCATATCTTCACGCATGTGCGTCCGGATTACATCGGGAAAGCCGGTCTTGGGAAAGGCTACGAATATGCCGATGGCATGTGGGAGATGGATCAGAATGTCGGCAAACTGCTGAAGAAGGTGGATGACCTTGGCATCAAGGACAACACCATTGTTCTGTTTACCACCGATAATGGCCCAAACATGTTCACATGGCCAGATGCCGCCATGACGCCGTTCCGCAATGAGAAGGACTCCAACTACGAGGGGGCCTTCCGTGTTCCGGCGGTCATTCGCTGGCCCGGGCACATCAAGGCCGATCAGTGGTCCAACGAGATTGTCTCTGGTCTTGATTGGTTCCCAACACTGGTCGCTGCTGCAGGAAATCCAAACATCACGCAGCAGTTGCTTAAAGGGACAGGGCCAGGCGGCATGGCCCACAAGGTCCATCTGGACGGTTACAACATCCTTCCGTATCTCGAAGGCAAAGAGGCACACTCACCACGCAAGAATTTCTTCTACTTTGACGACGATGGGGTTCTTGTAGGGGTGCGCGTGAATAACTGGAAGTATGTATTTTGCGAACAAAGACGGCCCGGCGGATATGAGGTATGGTCCAACCCGCTTGTCTGTCTTCGCATTCCTAAAATCTACAACCTGCGCATGGATCCTTATGAACGTGCTGATATGTCGTCTGACCAATACAACGATTGGCAGGTCCACAATGCATATCTCGCAATTCAAGGACAGTTGGCCGCAGGCGACTTTGTAGAGACGTTCAAAGAGTACCCACCAAGCCAGCCGCCAGCCAGCTTCACAATTGATCCCGAAATAATTGTGAAGGCCGCAAGGCAGGCGGCAGCACAGAAGAAATAG